Proteins encoded within one genomic window of Setaria italica strain Yugu1 chromosome IV, Setaria_italica_v2.0, whole genome shotgun sequence:
- the LOC111257001 gene encoding calcium-dependent protein kinase 17, with protein sequence MAAAGWVGGGDAKYNSYKAPGLRGALLEAAHVSCLEDRYALGPQLGWGQFGVIRSCSDLVTGEALACKSIAKDRLVSPDDVRGVKLEIEVMARLSGHPNVVDLKAVYEDEDSVHLVMELCAGGELFHRLEERGCFSEHEAAVLFRYLMEVVAHCHSKGIVHRDLKPENILLVSKSLSSPIKLADFGLATYIQPGRSLSGMVGSPFYIAPEVLSGGYNEAADVWSAGVILYILLSGFPPFWGKTKSKIFECIRSTELRFPSDPWDRVSDSAKELVTGMLRRDPRQRLTAKQVLDHSWMQEHAEQSQDSCSHCHEIGLRREDLGSCSFSTPLASRSRDVSFNTGGPVSCQGMAGEDEACSPTFACRSSFSAFVADMAPSCSTSGFSFGEACEPSGGAFLPPPVASMPSFSFFCAQECDEPEPSGSSGQNAPAEATVAAAPFSSLRTVEATTTRTARGSTSRGGVGINSRRNHTIGAGEREHLDVAVAESVIRWASCTNLSTTHSLRASLVC encoded by the exons atggccgccgccggctgggtcggcggcggcgacgccaagTACAACTCGTACAAGGCTCCGGGCTTGCGCGGGGCCTTGCTGGAGGCGGCGCACGTCTCGTGCCTCGAGGACCGCTACGCGCTGGGGCCGCAGCTCGGGTGGGGCCAGTTCGGCGTCATCCGTTCCTGCTCCGACCTGGTCACCGGCGAGGCGCTCGCCTGCAAGTCCATCGCCAAGGACCGCCTCGTGTCCCCCGACGACGTGAGGGGCGTCAAGCTCGAGATCGAGGTCATGGCGCGCCTCTCGGGCCACCCCAACGTCGTTGACCTCAAGGCCGTGTACGAGGACGAGGACTCCGTGCACCTCGTCATGGAGCTCTGCGCCGGCGGAGAGCTCTTCCACCGCCTCGAGGAGCGTGGCTGCTTCTCGGAGCACGAGGCCGCCGTGCTCTTCCGGTACCTCATGGAGGTCGTGGCCCATTGCCACAGCAAGGGGATCGTCCACCGGGACTTGAAGCCGGAGAACATCCTCCTGGTCAGCAAGTCGCTGTCGTCGCCGATCAAACTCGCGGACTTTGGCCTCGCCACCTACATCCAGCCTG GTCGAAGCTTGAGCGGCATGGTAGGAAGCCCGTTTTACATTGCGCCGGAGGTGCTTTCCGGTGGATACAATGAAGCTGCCGATGTATGGAGCGCCGGGGTTATACTTTACATCCTCCTGAGTGGCTTCCCGCCGTTTTGGGGGAAAACAAAGTCGAAGATCTTCGAGTGTATAAGGTCCACAGAGCTGCGGTTCCCTTCTGATCCCTGGGATAGGGTTTCTGATTCAGCAAAGGAGCTGGTGACTGGGATGCTGCGGCGCGATCCTAGACAACGACTAACCGCCAAGCAGGTTCTAG ATCATTCGTGGATGCAAGAACACGCGGAGCAATCACAAGATTCCTGCAGCCACTGCCACGAGATCGGCCTCCGGAGGGAGGACCTCGGCTCGTGCTCCTTCTCCACGCCGCTGGCGTCGCGGAGCAGGGACGTGAGCTTCAACACCGGCGGCCCTGTCTCCTGCCAGGGCATGGCGGGGGAGGATGAAGCGTGCTCGCCCACCTTCGCCTGCAGGTCGTCCTTCTCGGCGTTCGTCGCTGACATGGCCCCGTCTTGCTCGACCTCAGGATTCTCGTTCGGTGAGGCCTGCGAGCCCAGCGGCGGGGCGTTCCTGCCACCACCGGTGGCATCCATGCCGAGCTTCTCGTTCTTCTGCGCGCAAGAATGCGACGAGCCTGAGCCGTCGGGGTCTTCGGGCCAGAATGCTCCCGCCGAGGCGACAGTGGCTGCTGCTCCTTTCTCGTCCCTGAGGACGGTGGAGGCCACGACCACAAGGACGGCGAGGGGGAGCACGTCGCGGGGTGGCGTCGGCATCAACAGCAGGCGGAACCACACGATCGGTGCCGGCGAGCGGGAGCACCTGGACGTGGCGGTGGCCGAGTCCGTGATACGGTGGGCGTCGTGCACGAACCTGTCGACGACGCACTCGCTCCGGGCCTCGCTCGTGTGCTAG